A window of the Rickettsia felis URRWXCal2 genome harbors these coding sequences:
- a CDS encoding Transposase, producing MVLGIHRFNKGMLDFAKHYSFRLKVCRPYRAQTKGKVERFNRYIRESFYNPLVTKLKTSELVLDVDTANSEVLKWLRDTANLRVHRTTGAIPAERLKLERNHLQPLPLDYSGSHPTVLEIMRDKGERFSTVSLQHSLCIYQSILEAL from the coding sequence ATGGTCCTTGGGATACACCGTTTTAATAAAGGCATGCTGGATTTTGCAAAACATTATAGTTTTCGATTAAAAGTGTGTAGACCTTATCGAGCACAGACTAAGGGCAAGGTTGAGCGATTTAACAGATATATAAGAGAAAGCTTTTATAATCCATTAGTAACAAAATTAAAAACTTCAGAGTTGGTGTTAGATGTGGATACTGCAAATTCGGAGGTACTAAAATGGTTACGTGATACTGCAAATCTGCGTGTACATAGAACAACAGGTGCAATACCTGCAGAAAGATTAAAACTTGAAAGGAATCATCTTCAACCACTACCATTGGATTATAGCGGTAGTCATCCTACAGTACTAGAGATTATGAGAGATAAAGGGGAACGATTTTCTACAGTTTCCTTACAACATTCCCTCTGCATATACCAAAGTATACTGGAGGCATTATGA
- a CDS encoding Transposase, whose protein sequence is MIILEQIMEIKILNKHGKSLRSIAREVGVSVNTVRKYLKYDGSPKYKDRSELVTKLAPYKDYLSERIKSAHPVSLPGTVLFQEIKELGYTGGITQLRDYLRSIKPVAKQEDIIRFETASGKQMQVDWIEFRKGKDPLSAFVATLGFSRASYIEFVNNEKLITLIECHKRAFDYFGGVPEEVLYDNMKTVILDRDTYGPWDTPF, encoded by the coding sequence ATGATAATACTGGAGCAAATAATGGAAATAAAAATATTGAATAAACATGGTAAGAGCCTAAGAAGTATAGCAAGAGAAGTAGGAGTATCAGTAAATACAGTACGTAAATATTTAAAATATGATGGTAGCCCTAAATATAAGGATAGGTCGGAGTTGGTAACAAAGCTTGCCCCATATAAAGACTACTTGAGTGAAAGAATAAAATCAGCCCATCCTGTATCTCTACCTGGTACTGTACTGTTTCAGGAGATAAAAGAGTTAGGTTACACAGGAGGGATAACCCAACTAAGGGATTATTTAAGAAGTATCAAGCCAGTAGCTAAACAGGAGGATATAATAAGATTTGAGACTGCTTCTGGTAAACAGATGCAAGTGGATTGGATAGAATTTCGTAAGGGGAAAGATCCTCTATCAGCTTTTGTGGCTACATTAGGATTTAGCCGAGCAAGCTATATAGAATTTGTTAACAATGAAAAACTTATAACACTAATAGAATGCCATAAGCGAGCATTTGATTATTTTGGCGGAGTACCGGAAGAAGTACTTTATGACAATATGAAGACAGTAATACTGGATAGGGATACATATGGTCCTTGGGATACACCGTTTTAA
- a CDS encoding Putative surface antigen, which produces MKKLLLTASIICLASAGLAEENPTPVISNSDTEIKLEGFYLFESGYIKQDHLILFDKNVTDNRKKLGFYTEAAFAATISKTINDVIAGAKIVLQPTTRVKTSASYNGSHIFIETSYGKVELGSPVDASAKLRVTGSQVTAGTGGWYRYALLDGQYMRYNGLKPDFDTSASFYLESYSNSFDQINEKTEKARRLNFFTPKMKGFQAGISYTPDTANTGGNKDINNLTLESSGRNGVSVSRTGIKTVSLGNGETMTINQNIRDAFSAGLTYEHEISEDADLKLSVTGEYGKPARRLVHAKMEGTKVIEVLNTYKLSNLKAYNLGAVFTYGNFSCGASYGSLGKSLTAKEYYKVGRDTYYYNGAVAYGQGPIKTSLEYLKTSRYKNTVDAVSLATEYKIMPGLLPYAEISHFQAKGKPVYYPEAPSKTTRGTVGLIGTKLKF; this is translated from the coding sequence GTGAAAAAATTATTATTAACTGCAAGTATTATTTGCCTTGCATCGGCTGGTCTTGCCGAAGAAAATCCAACACCTGTTATTTCTAATTCTGATACTGAAATAAAATTAGAAGGATTTTATTTATTTGAAAGCGGTTATATTAAACAGGATCATTTAATTTTATTTGATAAAAATGTAACTGATAACAGGAAAAAGCTAGGGTTTTACACGGAAGCAGCGTTTGCGGCAACTATTTCTAAAACTATCAATGATGTAATAGCAGGTGCTAAAATAGTGCTTCAGCCTACTACAAGAGTAAAAACCTCTGCAAGTTATAACGGATCACATATCTTTATTGAAACTAGTTACGGTAAAGTAGAATTAGGCTCTCCTGTCGATGCAAGTGCTAAATTGCGTGTTACCGGCTCTCAAGTAACCGCAGGTACCGGAGGATGGTATAGATATGCTCTACTTGACGGTCAATATATGAGGTATAACGGTTTAAAGCCGGATTTCGATACTAGTGCTAGCTTTTATCTTGAATCATACTCGAACTCTTTTGATCAAATCAATGAAAAAACTGAAAAAGCTAGAAGACTCAACTTTTTCACACCTAAAATGAAAGGCTTCCAGGCCGGTATCTCTTATACTCCCGATACTGCTAATACAGGCGGTAACAAAGATATAAATAATTTAACGCTTGAAAGCTCAGGAAGAAACGGAGTTAGTGTTTCTAGAACCGGAATAAAGACGGTTTCCTTAGGAAACGGCGAAACTATGACTATAAATCAGAATATTAGAGATGCTTTTTCTGCCGGCTTAACTTATGAACATGAGATTAGCGAAGATGCAGACTTAAAATTATCCGTTACCGGAGAGTATGGTAAACCTGCTCGTCGTCTTGTTCATGCTAAAATGGAAGGAACTAAGGTAATAGAAGTATTGAATACCTATAAGCTTTCTAATTTAAAAGCATATAATCTTGGAGCCGTATTTACTTATGGTAATTTCTCTTGTGGAGCTTCTTACGGTAGTTTAGGTAAAAGCTTAACCGCTAAGGAATATTATAAAGTCGGTCGTGATACCTATTATTACAATGGAGCAGTTGCTTATGGACAAGGACCTATAAAAACAAGTCTTGAATATCTTAAAACTTCAAGATATAAAAACACCGTCGATGCTGTGAGCCTCGCTACTGAATATAAGATCATGCCTGGTTTATTACCATATGCTGAAATTTCTCATTTCCAAGCTAAAGGTAAACCTGTATATTACCCTGAAGCACCTAGTAAAACAACACGAGGTACTGTTGGTCTTATAGGTACAAAACTTAAGTTTTAA
- the dcd gene encoding Deoxycytidine triphosphate deaminase — MAIMSDKWIKEAVINQSMIRPFAEKQVRVHNKEKIISYGLSSYGYDARVSNEFKIFTNINSTTVDPKNFSEYNLVDREVDVCIIPPNSFALGRTIEYFKIPRDVLVICVGKSTYARCGIIVNVTPLEPEWEGHVTLEFSNTTPLPAKIYANEGACQFLFLKSDQICDTSYADRQGKYMKQVGVTLPLT; from the coding sequence ATGGCTATAATGTCAGATAAGTGGATAAAAGAAGCTGTTATAAATCAAAGTATGATAAGGCCCTTTGCGGAAAAGCAGGTAAGAGTTCATAATAAAGAAAAGATTATTTCTTACGGCTTATCTTCTTACGGCTATGATGCTAGAGTATCTAATGAATTTAAAATATTCACCAATATAAATTCTACTACGGTTGATCCAAAAAATTTCAGTGAATATAATTTAGTTGATAGAGAAGTAGATGTGTGTATTATTCCACCTAATAGTTTTGCCCTTGGCAGAACTATAGAATATTTTAAAATACCGCGTGATGTATTAGTTATTTGTGTCGGCAAGTCCACTTATGCAAGATGCGGTATAATAGTAAATGTGACTCCGTTAGAACCGGAGTGGGAAGGACATGTAACTTTAGAGTTTTCTAATACTACTCCATTACCTGCTAAAATATATGCAAATGAAGGTGCTTGTCAGTTTTTATTTTTAAAAAGTGATCAAATTTGTGATACTTCATATGCCGATCGCCAAGGAAAATATATGAAACAAGTAGGCGTAACTTTACCGTTAACATAA
- the secB gene encoding Protein-export protein SecB translates to MSTINTDTNEAMPHISVNAQYIKDLSLENPSAPSSLAALEQRPQIDLSLDINITNLSEENFYEVELNIEATARNEKYKLFQIELKYAGVFNLINIDSEQHPILLSVHCPAMIFPFARKIIASCTQDAGFQPLMIDPIDFGALYHKKMSEHQN, encoded by the coding sequence ATGAGTACAATAAACACCGATACTAATGAGGCAATGCCGCATATTTCCGTTAATGCACAATATATAAAAGATTTATCTCTTGAGAACCCTTCTGCCCCGTCTTCTCTTGCGGCTTTAGAACAACGCCCTCAAATTGATTTATCTCTAGATATAAATATTACTAATTTATCGGAAGAAAATTTCTATGAAGTAGAATTAAATATCGAAGCAACTGCAAGAAATGAAAAATATAAATTATTTCAGATAGAATTAAAATATGCTGGAGTATTTAATTTAATTAATATTGATTCTGAACAACATCCGATTTTATTATCTGTTCATTGTCCGGCAATGATATTTCCATTTGCTAGAAAAATTATAGCTAGCTGTACTCAAGATGCAGGTTTCCAGCCTTTAATGATTGATCCTATAGACTTTGGTGCCTTATATCATAAGAAAATGTCAGAGCATCAAAACTAA
- the czcR gene encoding Transcriptional activator protein CzcR, whose amino-acid sequence MRVLLIEEEPEMANLIELTLASEGIVCDKASVGVEGLRLGKVGGYDLVILDLMLPDINGFEILLRLRAAKIKTPILILSSLTDTDQKITGFSSGTDDYLTKPFVREELIARIKAIVRRSKGHVASVFRFDKVSVNLDTRTVEVDGKKVHLTNKEYAILELLILRRGTILTKEMFLNHLYSSVDEPEMKIIDVFICKLRKKLSDAAGGRDYIDTIWGRGYMLKEYDELQQKEILAQGA is encoded by the coding sequence ATGAGAGTTTTGTTAATTGAAGAAGAGCCGGAAATGGCTAACTTAATTGAGCTAACTTTAGCTTCAGAAGGTATAGTTTGCGATAAAGCTTCAGTTGGTGTGGAAGGTTTAAGGCTTGGTAAAGTAGGTGGTTATGATCTAGTGATTTTAGATCTTATGTTACCGGATATTAATGGTTTTGAGATATTATTAAGATTGCGTGCTGCAAAAATAAAAACCCCAATCTTAATTTTATCTAGCTTAACGGATACGGATCAAAAGATTACCGGTTTCTCTTCTGGAACCGATGATTATTTAACCAAGCCGTTTGTAAGAGAGGAATTAATTGCTAGAATTAAAGCTATAGTTAGACGTTCTAAAGGTCATGTAGCATCAGTATTTAGGTTTGATAAGGTTAGCGTAAACCTAGATACTAGAACTGTAGAAGTTGACGGAAAAAAAGTACATTTGACGAACAAAGAATATGCTATTTTAGAGCTATTAATACTCCGAAGAGGAACTATTTTAACTAAAGAAATGTTCTTAAATCACTTATATAGTAGTGTTGACGAACCGGAAATGAAAATTATTGACGTATTTATTTGTAAACTTCGTAAGAAGTTAAGTGATGCTGCTGGCGGTAGAGATTATATCGACACTATATGGGGACGCGGTTATATGCTAAAAGAATATGATGAATTACAACAAAAAGAAATTTTAGCACAAGGAGCATAA